AACAGTTTTGTGTATAACTTTTTATTTTTATGTCAACATTTACTTATATATAATATTTTTGTTTATATATTTGTTAATAATTTTTTTATTTATCCACATAATCGTCATGATTGCCTGGATGTAATTTACCAGGCATTAATAATCTTTTAAAAGCTTACTTAGGAGGCACTTTTATGAACAAGGAAATAGTTGATATATGGGAAAAGACATTGAATATAATAAAAGCCGAACTCCCCGAAGTTAGTTTTAATACATGGCTTAAATGCATCGAACCCCTTTTTATGGATTCCGACAAGATCGTGCTCGGTGTTCCTAACGATTTTACAAAAGGAATACTTGAAGCAAGGTATCAACCCATTATATCAAATGCTTTAAAACTTGTTACATCAAAAAAATATGACATCAGCTTTGCTATAAATAATGAAGAAACATTAAGGGCCCTGAACAACCGGCAGATGGAAAACAGAAATATTGAAGAAAAAAATAAACATGATGATTCAAATTCCAACCTCCTTAACCCGAAATATACCTTCGATTCCTTCGTTATAGGGAACAGCAACAGGTTTGCACATGCCGCTTCACTGGCAGTCGCCGAAGCACCGGCAAAGGCATATAATCCGCTGTTTATATATGGAGGAGTGGGACTCGGGAAAACTCATCTGATGCATGCTATAGGTCATTATATTTTAGACAATGAACCTAATTTAAAGGTTGTTTATGTATCTTCAGAAAAGTTTACAAATGAACTTATTAACTCCATAAAAGACGATAAAAATACTGCTTTTAGAAATAAATACAGAAATATCGATATATTATTGATAGACGATATACAGTTTATAGCAGGAAAAGAAAGCACTCAGGAAGAGTTTTTCCACACTTTTAACGATTTATATGAGGCAAATAAACAGATAATTATATCGAGTGATAGGCCTCCAAAGGAAATACCAACGCTTGAGGACAGGCTAAGATCAAGATTTGAATGGGGACTGATTGCCGACATACAGCCTCCTGATTTTGAAACAAGGATTGCCATTTTAAATAAAAAAGCTGATGTGGAAGGGCTTAATATCCCAAATGATGTAATGGTTTATATAGCAAGCAAGATACAATCAAATATAAGGGAACTTGAGGGAGCGCTAATCAGAGTAGTAGCTTATTCTTCCCTTGCAAACAGGGAAATAAGCGTAGATTTGGCAAGTGAAGCTTTAAAAGATATAATTTCAAATAAATCAAAACAAATAACCGTCGAACTCATTAAACAGGTTGTAGCAAATTATTATAACTTAAGACCTGAAGACTTTACCTCAAAGAGAAGGACAAGGAATGTCGCTTTCCCGAGGCAAATTGCAATGTACCTTGCAAGAAAACTCACTGATCTTTCCCTTCCAAAAATCGGGGACGAGTTTGGGGGAAGAGATCATACTACAGTGATACACGCATATGAAAAAATAAGCAATGATCTTGCGGTAGACGACGGCCTAAAGGAAACTATAGATGAAATCAATAAAAAGCTAATCCAAAAATAGTTATCAACTTATTATCAACCATATACCTTAATAACATGTTGATAATAGTTTTAACGATATTTATTATATAATAATGTGGATAAAGTTATCTTATTTTATTTTTTTATCCACATGTTTTCCCTTTTATTTTTTAAAGCATTTTAAATGTTTTAAATACTTATTAACATAATAACAGCCCCTACTACTATTACTACTAATTTTTTTATTTTATATTATTATTTATTGAATTTTTAAGCTTGTTTATAACTTTTACTACAATATATAATACGGGAGGTAATTTAATATGAAATTTATCTGCTATAAAAACGAACTTTTAAATTCCATATCCATCGTGCAGAAAGCAGTTACAGGAAAAAGCACTCTTCCTATACTTGATGGAATATTAATTAAATCCGTCGAAAATGTTCTTTCATTGACCGCAACAGATTTGGATTTCGGCATAGAAACCAAAGTCAATTGTACAGTCCAATCAAATGGTTCTGTTGTATTAAACTCCAGGCTCTTTGGTGATATAATAAGAAAATTGCCTGATGAAGATATAGAAATCGAAGTGGATGATTCGTTTAATACAACTATAAAATGCGGTAAATCGAAGTTCAATCTTGTTGGACAAAGTCCTGATGAATTTCCTGAACTTCCTTCTATAAACGAAAATGCCATGTATACCATAAAGCAGGATTTTCTAAGAGACATGATAAAGGACGTTATATTTGCCGCAGCTCAGGATGAAACAAGGCCAATACTTACAGGTGTTTTATTCGAAGTGAAAAACAGTATTCTGAGCATGGTTGCACTTGACGCTTACAGGCTTGCGTTAAAGAGCGCCCCGTTAAATTCAAAGGACAATATAAGTGCTGTAATACCTGCAAAAGCTTTAAACGAGGTAAGTAAAATACTTGTGTCATCCGATGATGTTTCCATAACATTTACACCAAATCATATATTGTTTAAACTTGAAAATACAAAGATTATTTCAAGGCTGTTACAGGGGGAATTTATAAACTACAGGCAGATAATACCTGAAGAATATAAACACAGAGTCAAAGTAAATCCTAAAAATCTTTTAGACAGTATCGAAAGGGCATCCCTTTTGGCAAAAGAAGAGAATACAAATCTTATAAAAATGGATATAAAAGAGGACAATATGATAATTACTTCAAATTCCAAATATGGAAATGTATACGAAGAAGTACCTATAGAGCTTGAAGGAGACAATATTCAGATAGCTTTTAATTCCAAATACTTTATAGATGCTCTCAGGATTATAGATAAAGATGAAATTTATCTTGAGTTTACGAGCAGTGTAAGCCCTTGCATACTTAAGACATCCGATGATAACAGCTATATTTATCTTATACTGCCTGTAAGGCTGTTTGCTGATTAATATTATAATGTAAAAAATTTACATATTATTATCGATATTTGAATTTACAAAACTTGAATCCGGCAAGTGTTGTTTTTCAAAATATCACATACATATTGCTAATTGGAGTCAACACAAGCTTAATATAAAAGGCGCACAGCTAAAGTTTGGACATATTTCATCTTGGTGGGGGTGCGCTATTTGTTTTTGTTGAAATTATTCAGGGGTATATTTTATGAATGTAGAAAAAATTACATTAAAAAATTATAGAAATTATATTGACCTGGAGTTATTTCTTCATCCAGGCCTTAATATAATTTATGGCGATAATGCCCAGGGAAAAACTAATTTTATAGAGTCCATTTATATCTGTGGGATAGGAAAATCGCACAGGGCTTCAAAAGAAAAGGAACTCATAAATTGGAACAGCCACAGCGCCTATATCAAAGCAAACATTAAAAGAGCTAATATAGATACTGATATAGAGGTAAACATATTTGACAACAAGCCTAAGATTATAAAAGTCGGTGGGGTTAAAATAGAAAAGATTTCTGAGCTTCTTGGAAATCTAAATGTCGTAATGTTTTCCCCCGAGGATTTAAGGCTCATTAAAGAGGGGCCTGTATACAGGAGAAGATTTTTAGATATAGAGGTTTCACAAATAAAACCGGCCTATTTTTATAATCTGCATCAATATAACAGGGTGCTTTTACAAAGGAATAATCTTCTTAAATCTATAAAGTACAATAGAAGCCAGAGCCTTCTAAAAACTCTCGATATATGGGATGAGCAGCTTTCAGAATTCGGTTCTCATATTATCGTTTACAGGATAGAATTTATAAAAAAAATATCGATGCTTGCAAGGCTAGTCCATAGGAAATTAACGGATGGAAAAGAAGAACTAAATGTTTTGTATTCAAGCATGTTTAAAAATGTTCAGACAAGAGAAGATGGAAAGATTTTATTATATAAAGAGCTTATAAGATCTAGAAACAGGGATATAGAAAGGGGAATGACATCGGTAGGTCCTCACAGGGATGATATGGATTTTTTTATAAACAATACGGATGTCAAGACATATGGATCTCAGGGGCAGCAAAGAACCGTGGCTCTTTCTTTGAAACTATCCGAGCTTGAGTTTATAAGGGCTGAATGTATAGAGTATCCCATTCTGCTTTTAGACGATGTACTTTCTGAACTTGATATAAAAAGGCAAAAGTTTTTATTAGAAAACCTTAAGAATGTACAGACGATTTTAACATGTACAGGAATAAATGACATAAGGGAATTTCGGAAAAACGATCGTTTTTTGTTTAAAGTTTCAGATGGATTAATCGAAAAAATTGAGTGATATGTAAATTATGCGTGAATAGAATCGTAGATTCTTCAAATATAAAATATGCACCCTAAAATATCTTCAATTCGTAATTTGGGATCAGCCATAAATAGAATTATGCTATTTTGATCAACGAATGAGCATTATGAAAGTTTTGATAAGTTCTTGGCTTTGCTGCCGAAGAGAATCCTTAGAGCTTTTGATTGTCTGAGTGAAACGAGTTTCAAAAGCTCTTGGATTATCAAGGCTGCTGGCCTTAGAACTTACAAAACTTGAATCCGGCGAATGAGTGCTCAAAATAACATAAACTCATATTGCGAATCGAAGATTCTTCTATGATATATAATGTATGTGGTATATAAAATGTTTTCAAATAAAGGAGATGCGTTCATGTCATATTTGCTTAAACCGTTGGAAAATGGAAAATTGTTTTTGAAAAACAGGTTGATCATGCCTCCTATGGCCACTTCAAAATCTGAAGAGGATGGAAGAGTGAGCAGAGAAATGTTGGATTATTATGATGAAAAATCAAGAGGTGGGTATATATCGCTGGTCATTATAGAACACAGCTTTATTTCAAAACGCGGAAAGGCAAGTGAAAGACAGCTTTCCGTATCGGATGACGATTTGATAGGAGGTTTGAAAGCACTCGCCGATACCATTCATAGAAATGGGACTAAAGCGGTAATGCAGATCAATCATGCAGGAAGCGCTACAAGTAAGGATATTACAGGATATGATGAAGTAGGCCCATCGTCAGTACCAAATCCGCGCAGGGGAAATATTCCAAGGGAACTTACGCGTACGGAAATCGAAGGCATAGTACGGGAATTTAAAAATGCGGCAGTACGGGTAAAAAAGGCGGGCTTTGATGGAGTGGAAATCCATTCTGCCCACGGGTATCTGCTGGACCAATTTTTGTCGCCTCTCACAAACAAAAGAATCGATGAGTATGGAACAGATATAAAAGGCAGGATTAAGATTCATCTTGATGTCGTTAGGGCAGTGCGTTCTGCAGTTGGAGAAGATTTTCCGATTCTGCTGCGCCTGGGTGCTTCCGATTATATGGAGGGAGGAACGACGATTGAGGACAGCAAAATTGCAGCGGTTGAATTTGAAAAAGCAGGAGTGGATATTCTTGATATTTCAGGCGGATTTTGTGGATATATGGTACCGGGACTTACCGGACAGGGATATTTTTCACCGTTGAGTGAAGCGATAAAGAAAGTTGTATCCATACCTGTTATACTGACTGGTGGCATAACTGAAGCCAAGGCTGCTGAAAAACTGCTGTCAGAGGGAAAAACCGACCTTATCGGCGTAGGAAGGGCTATGTATAAAGACTCCGGCTGGGCCAGAAAAGCCATCGAAAGTTTTAGAGCATAAAAAATGGAGACTATGGGGAGGGTTTAGCATATGCGCATATTCATATTTTAACTTTAACTTTATTTCCGATTACAATTTCGTTTTCAGTAACATAAGAATCATATGCTAAAATCCCAACGCCGTTTTCCTTCGCATATTTTAAAGCCGATGCAAACTTATCATCCATAATTGCATTGGGGGTAAAATATTTTACTCCCTTCATCTGGATAAGGAAAAATATATAACCTTTGTATCCTTCATGCACGGCTTTTACCATTTCTTTTACATGCTTTGTACCCCTTTCGGTTGGAGCATCGGGGAACATGGTGATTCCGTCATTTTCCAGGGTAACTCCTTTTACTTCTACGAATCCTTTTTCCAAGGGAGTCTCAAAGTAGATATCAAACCTGGAATTTCCGTAAAATACTTCTCTTTTTAACATGCATATATTTTGGATCTCATCAACTTTTTTATCGCGCAGACCCTGGTATACAACGGCATTAGGCACCTGTGAGTCGATATTGATGAGGTTATTCCCCTTATACGCCGATATAAGAGAGTAATTGGTCTTTCTATTTTTATTCCGGGATTTTTCAAGTATCACCTGCGTACCTCTATTTAATATTTCCCTGCACCGTCCTGTATTTTTGACATGCACGATTTCTTTCTTTCCGTTCAGAAGTACATGAGCTATAAATCTATTCGGTCTTTCTAAAAAAACAGCTTTACTTATGTCGTTATATTTCACGATAAGCCTCCGGTATTTTTAAAATACATATGCTTCTGTCATTCTCTTAATTTACACTTTTTCCTGACGTACCATAATATAACAAAAAAGATGACTGCCAAACTCAAAATTATGAATGTAATTTCCGAGTAAACGTCCATAAATTCCAAAATCTCCTGCCATGACTCTCCAAGAGCGGCACCTGC
The genomic region above belongs to Clostridiales bacterium and contains:
- the sfsA gene encoding DNA/RNA nuclease SfsA, with the protein product MKYNDISKAVFLERPNRFIAHVLLNGKKEIVHVKNTGRCREILNRGTQVILEKSRNKNRKTNYSLISAYKGNNLINIDSQVPNAVVYQGLRDKKVDEIQNICMLKREVFYGNSRFDIYFETPLEKGFVEVKGVTLENDGITMFPDAPTERGTKHVKEMVKAVHEGYKGYIFFLIQMKGVKYFTPNAIMDDKFASALKYAKENGVGILAYDSYVTENEIVIGNKVKVKI
- the dnaA gene encoding chromosomal replication initiator protein DnaA; protein product: MNKEIVDIWEKTLNIIKAELPEVSFNTWLKCIEPLFMDSDKIVLGVPNDFTKGILEARYQPIISNALKLVTSKKYDISFAINNEETLRALNNRQMENRNIEEKNKHDDSNSNLLNPKYTFDSFVIGNSNRFAHAASLAVAEAPAKAYNPLFIYGGVGLGKTHLMHAIGHYILDNEPNLKVVYVSSEKFTNELINSIKDDKNTAFRNKYRNIDILLIDDIQFIAGKESTQEEFFHTFNDLYEANKQIIISSDRPPKEIPTLEDRLRSRFEWGLIADIQPPDFETRIAILNKKADVEGLNIPNDVMVYIASKIQSNIRELEGALIRVVAYSSLANREISVDLASEALKDIISNKSKQITVELIKQVVANYYNLRPEDFTSKRRTRNVAFPRQIAMYLARKLTDLSLPKIGDEFGGRDHTTVIHAYEKISNDLAVDDGLKETIDEINKKLIQK
- a CDS encoding NADH:flavin oxidoreductase — protein: MSYLLKPLENGKLFLKNRLIMPPMATSKSEEDGRVSREMLDYYDEKSRGGYISLVIIEHSFISKRGKASERQLSVSDDDLIGGLKALADTIHRNGTKAVMQINHAGSATSKDITGYDEVGPSSVPNPRRGNIPRELTRTEIEGIVREFKNAAVRVKKAGFDGVEIHSAHGYLLDQFLSPLTNKRIDEYGTDIKGRIKIHLDVVRAVRSAVGEDFPILLRLGASDYMEGGTTIEDSKIAAVEFEKAGVDILDISGGFCGYMVPGLTGQGYFSPLSEAIKKVVSIPVILTGGITEAKAAEKLLSEGKTDLIGVGRAMYKDSGWARKAIESFRA
- the recF gene encoding DNA replication/repair protein RecF yields the protein MNVEKITLKNYRNYIDLELFLHPGLNIIYGDNAQGKTNFIESIYICGIGKSHRASKEKELINWNSHSAYIKANIKRANIDTDIEVNIFDNKPKIIKVGGVKIEKISELLGNLNVVMFSPEDLRLIKEGPVYRRRFLDIEVSQIKPAYFYNLHQYNRVLLQRNNLLKSIKYNRSQSLLKTLDIWDEQLSEFGSHIIVYRIEFIKKISMLARLVHRKLTDGKEELNVLYSSMFKNVQTREDGKILLYKELIRSRNRDIERGMTSVGPHRDDMDFFINNTDVKTYGSQGQQRTVALSLKLSELEFIRAECIEYPILLLDDVLSELDIKRQKFLLENLKNVQTILTCTGINDIREFRKNDRFLFKVSDGLIEKIE
- the dnaN gene encoding DNA polymerase III subunit beta, whose product is MKFICYKNELLNSISIVQKAVTGKSTLPILDGILIKSVENVLSLTATDLDFGIETKVNCTVQSNGSVVLNSRLFGDIIRKLPDEDIEIEVDDSFNTTIKCGKSKFNLVGQSPDEFPELPSINENAMYTIKQDFLRDMIKDVIFAAAQDETRPILTGVLFEVKNSILSMVALDAYRLALKSAPLNSKDNISAVIPAKALNEVSKILVSSDDVSITFTPNHILFKLENTKIISRLLQGEFINYRQIIPEEYKHRVKVNPKNLLDSIERASLLAKEENTNLIKMDIKEDNMIITSNSKYGNVYEEVPIELEGDNIQIAFNSKYFIDALRIIDKDEIYLEFTSSVSPCILKTSDDNSYIYLILPVRLFAD